The following coding sequences are from one Desulfosporosinus orientis DSM 765 window:
- a CDS encoding Crp/Fnr family transcriptional regulator has protein sequence MLNNNLYIIRNIRLFPTDVMRDMLEKGERVFFEKGEHVIIPGMLMQSVYLVEAGNASVYKLHIDGKECILGLVSPREFINLLDIFSGKETTIFCKALTDLSIVKIPKQEIITIVNENPTLAINLLHFFSERYQEVIEVLEQVAYGKVEERLIFLLRKLADPLEGDGDWYPLPVSITHRDLAGMIASTRETVTLLLNKLRQENTIRIDSNRIWIYLDETRLTEFNTIKR, from the coding sequence GTGTTAAATAATAACTTATATATTATAAGAAACATTCGTTTGTTTCCCACGGATGTGATGAGGGATATGCTGGAAAAAGGAGAAAGGGTATTTTTCGAAAAAGGGGAACACGTTATTATCCCTGGAATGTTAATGCAATCTGTTTATCTCGTAGAGGCGGGCAATGCAAGTGTTTACAAGCTTCATATTGATGGAAAGGAGTGTATTCTGGGATTAGTATCCCCAAGGGAGTTTATAAATCTATTAGATATTTTCTCTGGAAAGGAAACTACTATATTTTGTAAGGCCTTAACGGATCTATCCATTGTTAAAATCCCAAAACAAGAAATTATAACAATTGTTAACGAAAATCCTACTTTGGCCATTAATCTATTACATTTCTTTTCCGAGCGGTACCAAGAAGTAATCGAGGTTTTAGAACAGGTGGCCTACGGTAAAGTGGAAGAAAGGTTAATTTTCTTACTTCGCAAACTGGCCGACCCTTTAGAAGGTGACGGAGACTGGTATCCTTTGCCGGTTTCCATAACACATAGGGATTTAGCGGGTATGATTGCTTCCACCAGGGAAACAGTGACCTTATTGCTAAATAAGTTACGGCAGGAAAACACCATTCGAATCGATAGTAATAGAATCTGGATTTACTTAGACGAAACTCGATTAACAGAGTTTAATACTATTAAAAGGTAA
- a CDS encoding DUF1638 domain-containing protein has product MTRKISFRDYAIVACGTMIPELNYLKETGFLDAQIIYTAPGLHQVPAELEVQLQRQLKAAKQTAKKIIVVYGGKYCYINTRDSYRTIDTVIDEVREDGYYIARTDVENCLDMLADGRERDNLADGQKVWFCTPGWLKYRDMVFKGWDKANANENFPQYTGGGIMLDPIGFFDEYALDHVEEILAFSDWASIPLEARAVGLERLKEVLISALSEEDRTSRAHQQ; this is encoded by the coding sequence TTGACAAGAAAGATTTCATTTCGTGACTATGCTATTGTAGCCTGCGGAACGATGATTCCTGAGTTGAATTATCTCAAGGAGACCGGTTTTTTGGATGCTCAAATCATCTATACGGCACCGGGACTTCACCAAGTTCCAGCCGAATTGGAAGTTCAGCTACAAAGGCAATTGAAAGCAGCCAAACAAACAGCTAAAAAAATCATTGTCGTCTATGGTGGCAAGTATTGTTACATTAATACGCGGGATTCTTATCGAACGATTGACACTGTTATTGATGAAGTTAGAGAAGACGGTTACTACATTGCCCGAACCGATGTAGAAAACTGCTTAGACATGTTGGCTGATGGACGGGAGAGGGATAATCTGGCTGATGGCCAAAAGGTTTGGTTCTGCACCCCAGGATGGCTGAAATACCGTGATATGGTGTTCAAAGGCTGGGATAAAGCTAATGCCAACGAAAATTTTCCCCAGTATACCGGGGGAGGAATCATGCTGGACCCGATAGGCTTTTTTGATGAATATGCGCTCGACCATGTTGAGGAGATTCTGGCCTTTTCCGACTGGGCTTCTATACCACTGGAAGCTCGGGCAGTGGGACTGGAACGCTTAAAAGAGGTTTTAATTAGTGCTTTGAGCGAAGAGGACAGAACATCCAGAGCTCACCAACAATAA
- a CDS encoding OsmC family protein codes for MNNIDFNVLTQTMSAMKVDRNLAIKKWAAKIHWVDGVRNQVGIREFTPFEMDQPKPMGGMNKAPNPVEYLIAAGGGCFAITFQVLASQQGIKLENVDVTIEADLNAAVFLGIEEGDGGIINPVITLTVETSASKIQVMEIANIALQKSPVLASLKTKVNLLIK; via the coding sequence ATGAATAATATTGATTTTAACGTGTTAACGCAAACTATGAGTGCAATGAAGGTGGACCGAAATTTAGCCATAAAGAAATGGGCTGCGAAGATTCACTGGGTAGATGGTGTTCGAAATCAAGTGGGAATAAGGGAATTTACCCCATTTGAAATGGATCAGCCAAAGCCTATGGGCGGAATGAATAAAGCCCCAAACCCTGTAGAATATTTAATAGCTGCTGGCGGTGGATGTTTTGCAATAACCTTTCAGGTCTTAGCGAGCCAGCAAGGGATAAAGCTAGAGAATGTAGATGTCACAATTGAAGCCGATTTAAATGCTGCGGTGTTTTTAGGGATTGAGGAGGGCGATGGCGGGATTATAAATCCGGTTATTACTTTAACTGTGGAGACTTCCGCGAGTAAAATACAAGTCATGGAAATTGCGAATATTGCCCTTCAAAAATCGCCGGTTTTGGCAAGTTTAAAAACAAAAGTAAATCTACTAATAAAATAG